The following nucleotide sequence is from Salinispirillum sp. LH 10-3-1.
GGCAATGCGCGCCGCTGGAGCTTGTTCCCACTGGTTGAGCCGCGCCGTCCGCTCTGCTGTTGAGCACTGAATCAACGATTTTTGCAACCAAGCATCGAAAGCCTCAGACGGGGCTTTTCCTTCTGGGCCCATCAAGCGCAGATTGTGGTAGCTGAACCCGCTGCCAATGATCAACACGCCTTCGTCCCGCAATGGTGCCAACGCCCGACCAATGGCTAAATGGGTTTCCGGATCGTAGTCGCTGCGCATGGACAGCATCACCACCGGCATGTCGGCGTCCGGGTACATCACGGACAAGGGTACAAAGGTGCCGTGATCATAGCCTTGCTCATCATCCAATGCCGTTGGTTGCCCTGCGGCGTCCAATAGAGTTTTAACACGCCGTGCCAGCTCGGGTGAGCCGGGCGCGGGGTAAACGATGTCATAGGTGTAATCCGGGAAGCCGAAGTAGTCATACACCATGCCCGGCTGTTCAGCCGCGCTGACCCGCAATTGGTTGGCTTCCCAATGCCCGGTAATCACCAAGACGGCTTTGGGGCGTTCAGGCAATTCGTCAGGCAGGGCTTTGAGTTGCGCTTCAAGTACAGCAAAGCTTTCGCGCATGGAGCCGTCCATGTACGACCATGGACCACCGCCGTGGGATAAAAAATAGGTAGGGAATCGAACAGTAGACATGACCAATCTCCATTAATGCAATTGACAGCATTATAGGAGATTGGCCTCCGAACCATAGCGAAGGTCTTTCAACGCTTCGTTCAGTTTATTTGATGGCGCGCCTTGGATAGTTGATAAACCGCAGCAGACTTAGTGTTCTTAAACGGCAGAGGCGATAAGCTGGCTAGGCAAAAAAGCTCGAAAAGAGTCGAGCTTACATTATGTAAGTGAGCGATTTGAGAGCTTTTTTAACAACGCCAGCTTGAGAAAAGGCCGTTTAAGACAGCCAGACCTGTTGGTGGTTCACAAACTCTCGTATCCCATGCGGCCCCAACTCGCGCCCTAAGCCAGAGCGCTTAATGCCACCACTGGGTAAACGCGGGTCGGTTTTCACAATGCCATTCACCGCTACTTGACCGACTTGCAGTTGATGCGCGATGCGCTCACCACGGCTGCGCTCGGTCCAAACACCGGCCGCTAAGCCGTATTTGCTGTCATTGGCTATGCGAATGGCTTCCGTTTCGTCTCTGGCTTTTTGCACCACTGCTACTGGGCCGAAGGTTTCTTCTTGGGCACAGGTCATGTCGTTGGTGACATTGGTCAGCAAGGTCACGGGATAGAAGAAGCCAGGGCCGTCGGGAAGTTCACCACCTAACAGGCAATGCGCCCCTTCCGCCATCGATCGCTTAACCTGGCGATGCAGGTTTTGCCGCAAGTCTTCACGCGCCAGCGGACCCACGTCGGTACTTTCTTCTTTAGGGTCGCCCAGTTTGAGTTTCGCCAGCAATGGCTCAAGCAGCGCGATAAACTCGTCGTGCACGCTGGCTTCCACGATGATGCGCTTGGCGGCAATGCAGGACTGCCCGGCATTGATAATGCGCGATAAAGCCAATGTTTCTGCCGCTTTTTGCAAATTGGCGTCGGCCAGCACGATGGCCGGGTCGGACCCGCCCAGCTCAAGCACCACCGGCTTAATTTCACTGCCCGCAATGGCCGCCACTGCAGCACCCGCGCGTTCAGAGCCGGTGAGTGACACCGCATG
It contains:
- a CDS encoding NAD-dependent succinate-semialdehyde dehydrogenase, with protein sequence MSVSVISPVSGEVLGTSPELSAGAREAVLNDAKGAFPGWKALLFSERGDVLRAVAQRMRDDVDKLAPLMTLEMGKPIKEARAEVLKAALCADHYAEHAEAYLKAETLPSDASHSYVQHLPLGTVLGILPWNAPFWLAFRFCAPALMAGNTCVMKHDPHVPACAKAIADLFEQVGAPAGIMQNMPMATADVESVIRDPRIHAVSLTGSERAGAAVAAIAGSEIKPVVLELGGSDPAIVLADANLQKAAETLALSRIINAGQSCIAAKRIIVEASVHDEFIALLEPLLAKLKLGDPKEESTDVGPLAREDLRQNLHRQVKRSMAEGAHCLLGGELPDGPGFFYPVTLLTNVTNDMTCAQEETFGPVAVVQKARDETEAIRIANDSKYGLAAGVWTERSRGERIAHQLQVGQVAVNGIVKTDPRLPSGGIKRSGLGRELGPHGIREFVNHQQVWLS
- a CDS encoding class III extradiol ring-cleavage dioxygenase, producing the protein MSTVRFPTYFLSHGGGPWSYMDGSMRESFAVLEAQLKALPDELPERPKAVLVITGHWEANQLRVSAAEQPGMVYDYFGFPDYTYDIVYPAPGSPELARRVKTLLDAAGQPTALDDEQGYDHGTFVPLSVMYPDADMPVVMLSMRSDYDPETHLAIGRALAPLRDEGVLIIGSGFSYHNLRLMGPEGKAPSEAFDAWLQKSLIQCSTAERTARLNQWEQAPAARIAHAREDHLVPLFVVVGAAEDEAAECVYHEKDWRGGITASSFRFG